TACCGGCCCACTTTTATTGATTGGCCGATACAAGAAACCGGCTTGCGCCAGTTTCATGATTTGGTAGCGGGGGCAGGATTTGAACCTGCGACCTTCGGCTTATGAGCCTGTTCAATAGTCCGACCAACAGAAAGCACCAGACACTAACCTGTTATAATGGTAATAAGTTACGACAGACTAGGTGCCTGGTGTTTTTTCTTATTATCTGTTGTTCCTGCTCGTTTTGTTAGAAAACTGTTAGAACGGGGTGTATGTCAAAACTCTTGACAAAACTGCGGTAATTACTTATGTGGTTTCACTACATGAAGAAGAATAGTGATATAACATGAATCAGATTAGAAAGAGTGAAGATACTCTGATCGAAATCGAATTTTCGAAGTTTGAAGCCGCTACTTTTATTTTCTTATTACAACACTCGCCCTCCACAGGTTATAAAGTTGCCAAGGGCATAGGGACATCATATTCGAACGCATATAAGATCTTAAAATCTCTGGAGAAAAAAGGATATGTGTTGGCCGAGAAAGGGGATAATAATCGGTATCGTGCCATACCAATTGATGAAGTCCTGAATATACTGGAGAAGAAGTTTAACCAGCGTAAGAATAATTTGGCGGATGCAATTGCTGATTTGCCACTGATAGAAAACGATCAAAGGATATATTAATTGAAGACAGTTGAGCAAGTTTATGCCGAAGTATGAGTGACATCGGTTCACCTGAATACTAATTCGTTAAGAATCATGTGTACTGAACGATACTTGACTTAACAATCATTTACTTCTGAGAGGATAATACACATTATGTCAGAAATCTCTGAAAAGAAGCACTCGATTGTGTCTTT
The sequence above is drawn from the Acidobacteriota bacterium genome and encodes:
- a CDS encoding helix-turn-helix domain-containing protein; amino-acid sequence: MNQIRKSEDTLIEIEFSKFEAATFIFLLQHSPSTGYKVAKGIGTSYSNAYKILKSLEKKGYVLAEKGDNNRYRAIPIDEVLNILEKKFNQRKNNLADAIADLPLIENDQRIY